TAGAAAGATTGCCCCATGTCTTCTCGACGGGCCAGTACGACCTTCCAGGGTTTAAATATCATCAATCGACCAACAATGGAATTTGACCCAAACCCCTCAGGGGGATCCTGGGCGGCTCCGGGCATTAGCTTTCTTCTATATAGGGCCTTCCGCAACAGGTCGCATTGACATTAGTCAAGTGAAGGTGCTTTTTGATTGGGATGGAGAATGGTTCTTTACCCACCATACTCGACCATTGGGTATGAGTGCATTTTATTGCCTAGAGCTTTGAAATGGCCCTTTTAAAGGTAATCCCTTTGCATTCAAGCTACAAGCTTGTTTGATTTCCACTCCCTTTCGTGCCCAGAAAGCCCCCCTTGACCCTTGACATCTACGCAAAAAAATCCATATTTACAATAGGTTAGACCGGTGAGGGATCGATCGACATGAATCTGCCCATCTACATGGATAACCACGCCACAACTCCTGTCGACAGGCGGGTCCTGGAGGCGATGCTTCCCTACTTTTGCGAGGATTACGGTAACGCCGCAAGCCGAAACCATTCATTTGGTTGGCGGGCCGAGGAGGCCGTAGGGCGGGCCAGGGAGCAGGTCGCCCGGCTGATAGGAGCCAAGCCCAGGGAAATTATCTTCACCAGCGGGGCGACCGAGAGCGACAACCTCGCTTTGAAGGGCGTGGCCGAGATGTATCAAGAGAAGGGCGATCACATCATCACCCAGGTGACCGAGCATAAAGCTGTTCTCGATACCGCCAAGCGGCTTGAGCGCCAAGGCTTCGAGGTCACCTATCTGCCGGTTGACCGAGAAGGGTTGGTAGACCCGGACGACGTTCGGCGTGCGTTCAGGGAGACGACTATTCTCATCTCCATCATGGCGGCCAACAACGAGATCGGCACACTCCAGCCGGTGGAGGAGATCGGCCGGATCGCCAAGGAGCGGGGAGTGCTGTTCCACAGCGACGCGGCCCAGGCATTGGGCAAAATACCTGTCGATGTAAGAGCCTGGGGGACGGATCTTGTGAGCCTGAGCGCCCACAAGATGTACGGGCCGAAGGGGGTGGGTGCTCTCTACGTTCGGCGCCTAGACCCCCGGGTGCGGCTCTCCCCGATGATGGACGGCGGGGGCCACGAGCGTGGCATGCGGAGCGGCACCCTTGACGTGCCGGGCATCGTTGGGTTCGGAGCGGCTTGCGAGCTGGCTTACCGGGAGATGGAAGCTGAGGCCGAGCGGATTCGGGCGCTGAGGGACCGGCTCCAGTCTGGCATCCTTTCCCATCTAGAGGAGGTCTACCTCAACGGCCACCCCGATCGGCGCCTTCCGGGCACGTGCAATCTGTCGTTCGCCTACGTGGAGGGCGAAAGCCTTGTTACGGGCCTCAACGATATAGCGCTCTCCAGCGGCAGCGCCTGCACATCGGTCGGCCATGAGTCCTCGCACGTGCTAAAGGCTCTGGGGCTGAACACGGAAATGATCAACTCGTCTCTCCGTTTCTGCCTCGGCCGGTTCAACACCGAAGAGGAGGTCGAATACGTAATTCAAAAGGTCAGGGAGGTCGTGGAGCGGCTCCGGGAGCTATCCCCCCTCTACGAGGGGACTAGGGATGGTCTTGACGTCTCCTCCGTTCTGTAGTAAAAAGACAGTAATTCCGGAAAATCGCGGAAAATCGCATCGGGGAAATTCCGGAAATTCCGGAAAATCGCGGAAAATCGCGGAAAGAAGCATTATATTAATAAATGGAACGAAATTCGATCCATTCGATACGGCGATATGAGAGGAGTTAAATAATGGCGCTCGAGTTAACAGAGATTGCAGTAACGCAGGTAAAGGAGCTGATTGAGGGCCAAGGCAACCCAGACCTGAAGCTCCGAGTCGGGGTGAAGGGTGGAGGCTGCTCGGGCATGAGCTACACCCTGGCTCTC
The Nitrospinota bacterium genome window above contains:
- a CDS encoding IscS subfamily cysteine desulfurase, translated to MNLPIYMDNHATTPVDRRVLEAMLPYFCEDYGNAASRNHSFGWRAEEAVGRAREQVARLIGAKPREIIFTSGATESDNLALKGVAEMYQEKGDHIITQVTEHKAVLDTAKRLERQGFEVTYLPVDREGLVDPDDVRRAFRETTILISIMAANNEIGTLQPVEEIGRIAKERGVLFHSDAAQALGKIPVDVRAWGTDLVSLSAHKMYGPKGVGALYVRRLDPRVRLSPMMDGGGHERGMRSGTLDVPGIVGFGAACELAYREMEAEAERIRALRDRLQSGILSHLEEVYLNGHPDRRLPGTCNLSFAYVEGESLVTGLNDIALSSGSACTSVGHESSHVLKALGLNTEMINSSLRFCLGRFNTEEEVEYVIQKVREVVERLRELSPLYEGTRDGLDVSSVL